The Epinephelus lanceolatus isolate andai-2023 chromosome 10, ASM4190304v1, whole genome shotgun sequence genomic sequence AGGGTGACAAGACACAGAGTGTCTGTTCtgtgcggtgtgtcccgcactgttggCCCTTTTTTTTGGCCGATTCAGCAGTCAGTGAATGACATCACTCTGACAGTCAGCTGAGCTCAGGTGAGGAGCAGAGAAGTGTCAGTGAGTAAAGGAGGAGCTAAAgtccagagggagtgagaccaaaccAACTTGTTCCAtgaggtcagattatttttctctttagcagaaacgtttcctgatggtttgtgttattgttcactggtgcacggtaaatatgctctgattgtgttgttcatgtgctaactggctaactagcatcaagatgctcttcctgtttccctttgtCAATGATCGATACAGACGACGGccgtctgctgctgtggagactCATTTCCTCTCAGCAGGTGCAGAGTGtacgtgctggttggccatCATCTTAAGTCTTTATGATGTGATCATGTGCAGCTTTTTGGCTCAAACACAGGTGACATGAGGCGACACAGTTGTTGGTTTTCGTTTCTCCTAGTTTTAtgaagttggtttggtgtgtctgggcctcaaCACTATTTAAAGTCAAGAAGGCCTCGTGAACCCCCTTGAAGTTTTGGCGCCCCCCAGTAGAGGTTGGGACACCCAGGTTGGGAGGCAGTGGATTACAggacagatgctgtgtgcactGCGGCCACCCTGACAGCCTTAcctctgtttgtgtctcatatgtgtgctgctgtgctggAAGCAGTCTCAGGTCTTTATTTAACTCTGTGTCTTGACCTTCTGTGAATTATACGCAGTCATCGTATAGCTTATAATATAGCCTGACTTTAAAGTGCGGGGCAGAAACACCCATTCATAACTCACCACACCGCTTTTTCATTCATACAAAAACCATCCCTGCTGTTTCTTACCACCACATTAACATGTCTTTTTATTCCCCTGCGATGCATGCTAACCCAAAACCACCATGTCAGGAGGTTCTCTCCCCCGTCATGATTTAGCACGATCTATCAGCCACCCAGCGGCCCAAACATAGTTGTGTTTATAATGTCGGGCTAACCACTGAGTTGCTAGCATAGTTGTTGGGACCCAAGGGCCCCATCCTGCTTTGTTATTTCACTGCATAATTAGATCTTCAGAGTTGACCCCCTCAGAGTCAAGGCCAAGTGTAATGTGCAAATGCCTCCAGTAAAAATGACTTGCGTTGGAGCGACGATGATTAAGTGACCCCTCACAGCCAAAAGTATGTGAcagaggggaagaggagggatAGAGGGAGGAAAGGAATGATGTGGGATGACAGGATCGTGCTGATATGTCACTTAGTGGGCAGTTTGATCCACTTCATACTTAGCTAAGCGGGAAATGGAACACACTGAACCCCGTGCCCTTTGGTAAACCCCATTTTTGTAACTTCAAAATGCCTCAAGCCTCAAAGCTTCACTAGCACTAGTCACTTTCAGCACACTGGAACTGCTGACGCTGTTTGTGCCTTTGGTCCAAATAAACCCTCGATTCActgagttagatgtgaaaatcgAATTATTTTTCCAGCAGTCTCTATTTTTGAAAACCCGTCCATACccgtaaagctcagtaccagaaccgaCCCGTTACCCGTCATTACGTCTCAAAGCTGCACCCGTTCATAGAAGTCCAGCGACCTGACCCACACCTGTGATTAAACccacacaggctacagtcactcacactAAGATGGCTTCTCtgttcttgaattacaaatccagcTGAGGAGACGtctctttgaaaacattttttaaaatggaagtttgtttaaaaactctccctgttgaaaaataactaaaataaaattgagATTCTCTGTCCAGGTGCATTTCTTTCAATATCATAAGCTGAATCGTTaaaagagccaacatgtttcCACCACTCTAAGTCTTCATCAACAAACAATAGGATATGTGATGtaggaacaaccaatcagaggcagttACATGTCCCAGATAATAACATGACAggttggaaaaaacaaacaaaaaaaaaaaacaggtaggCAGACATTTCAAAACTGAAACCATCAAAACTGAAACCATCTACATCGGCTGTAGACACTTTATTCATCTCAGACATCCACATGAACAATAAACAGTTCCCAAATTCATGTTAGAAAATTAGGATGACCccgacatttaaaaaaacatccaaattGTGTTCAGTGTTCTCTTTTACATGAGACATTTACAAATATTTGATAAATGATCCAGACCCTACGAGTGGGGAAGCTTGCCGTATTTAAAGTTAATCTTCCTGGCGGTtgatcttaaagggatagttcaggttttttgGAGCAGTGTTGTATGAGATACTTCGGAGAGGCAGCAGTATTGACAGTTTGGCTGTGGACGgggacagcagcaaaatgtgttttagacacataaaaaaatcaatatcagttgaaGTGTACGCTatactgagagtattttcaccgtTCTGTCAGACAGCTTGTTCTGATGTAAAGCAGTCAACAGCTTCAGTTCACTATCtctgctcttgtcaaagccagactccattgacagaaacagtcaTTTAAGCTCActaacacaggagctgctggtcgaccgctgcctccatcagtgagtttgtttgtgttattgtgggtTTTGTGAAGTAACCTTTTTAaacactaaagtcacacaagaacacaaacaaacagaggtgGTAGCAGtggagcagcagctcctgtgttcagtgatgttaaatcactgtttttctcaatggagtctggctttgaagagagcgatataacggattcattttctttctgacagaaggtaaagcagtgaaatattctacatataacacacatttaaactggttagGATTTTGGTGGCTATAATAGCTTTTGTTGCTGCTCCCGTCCACAGCAGttcattgcttagcttctgtgtcagatTTCTCCAAACTAGgggtgtgctgactgacatctactgttgGTAACACACTGTCTGTAGATAAGTACCTcaaacaatcaaaaaaaatccaaactatcctttTAAACATACAAGGGGTTTGTCAAGGTTTGACAAAGCAGCACAATCCAGTAATATTTCAGTGATTGCAGTCGTGCTGTCACTTGTTCTGCACTTCACTGTGCTGAGTGACAggttatttttcaaaatgtgagGTCTTTAATCTGCCAGATGAGCGTGTCACATGGATTTCTGCCTGTGACATCTGGCGACAGCTCGATACCTGTTAGCTGTGTTTTGTTACATGTCGATGCTCGTACATGGAGCCTCTCACCTTTTGTAGCAAAGTATTCTGGGAGGTTGAGTCCTCTGTCAAAAAGGACCGTGTCTCCCTCCTCCAGGATATCAGTGCCAGATGGCTGTGTAATGACTTTGTCACTTGCACATTCACCCCAAGCTTTGGGATGGAAAGTGACAGGACTTATTCTATTAGGAACTCTGATTGATTGATACTGTGGATGTGTTCATGCCCAGGCACTGAGAGATGTTTGTCGCTCTATGAAGATTTCACTGAAATCTAAGATGCATCTTACACTGTTGAAGAGTCATATTCTCTCTGATACACTGTCCATCTCGAGAACATGACAGACATTTCAGATACTGCAACataacattcagtcagtcatgGAAAATGGCAGAAATAAAACCAGAACTACACCTGGACTGGTAACACAAAACCAGCTGAGTGAGGTCAAGGTGCAGTTTCATGCACACAGCACAGAGCTGGTTGTCAGGTGGAGCTGTGGTGGTTTTGAGTGTCCAGGCTGTTGAGATGTAAAACACATCACAGCTGAAGAATGACTGAAACCCAGCAGAGGTGTTCTGCTCTACTCGCAAACTTTCAGTTTAGTCTCCAGttttttgatgtagtttttcAGGGCAGCGTTTTCACTGAGCAGGTCCTCAATGTCCTTCATGGACAGATCTGTCCCCACTGATGTGCTCTTGTATCTGAGGCCTTCAGGTTCAATCTGCATCACAGTGACAGGCCCCGCCTCAGAATGTGTTGGTGCTGAAGCCGCTCGCTTCACTGACTTACAGTATCTCTCCGttcctttcactctctgagGTTTGTGAAGCAGCTTTGATGGGGCGTAGTCAGGATGGAGAGGGTCATCTGACGGCCTCCCTATGAAACATACAACAGGAGATGATTAGCCTATAttcttatgttttattttgtggaaGTAAATTTGGATGTTGGGCTGAAGAATTTACAGCAGTTAAAATCTAACAGCTGCATGAGGTGAGAAAAAGACTTAAAggtcagtgtgtaggatttagggggatttgatggcaggaatggaatataatataatcagtctgttttctttagtgtttaatctGATGAACATAAGAATCAATATGTTTTTGTaacctcagaatgagccgtttatatctacatagggagcaggtcctcgtctacagagatcaacATGTTGCACcactgtgtttctacagtagcccagaatggacaaaccaaacactgactctatcAGGACATTTAGtgcatttttgtgttggccaccGTATGTAGCAGGCCCTCAGCGACaagcagtgttggaaaaaacagatttttttaaaacatgactattatttagtgtttttacacGTTAAAAtcagagttttgtttgttttagagagacagagacgtcTGTGCATCATTAAGCTCCtggttaaaaacctcctgaacagtgaacactgaaggaattctaaccaggagaagtttcagctggttgcagtgtGTAGTCCTCACCGCTAGACACCACTACATCCTCTCAAATCAGTGACACTCAACTTACGGCCAACTGTGGTCCCTGAGAATGTGCACGGTGGCCCTGGCCccgaccattttctaattcacaataaaaataaattgattgacaCTGGGATTTTTATAATATATAACTATGGTACCAGAGGGCATTAAACACATCAAAGCTTAAACAAGTGCCAAGTGAGGATCCCTTGGACCCCCCAGAAGAGATCCAGGCCAAGCTCTGAATGTCCccaaatcctagaaacacctCTGCATACACCTGATCTGTTGGGGCTGTAGTGTCTTGTGCAAAATTGGCCTCTGGGCAGAGTAAGTTGGGTTTCCCTGCCCTAAAtctaacacactggacctttaaactacATTTATGTGCAGCATGGATTTAGACACAGCTTACTAGTGACCACAAGCTGTTACAATCTTACAGGTCTAAAATAATATGAACGATATGTTCCTGTAACTGTATCCTGGGATCAGGATGCAGAGTTTATATTCACTCTACAGGGTGGAGGACCTTAGACAAGAAAAATGTCTCCAGTGATGATTCAACATGGTCTGTAGTTTGACTGCCAACCGTGCCCATCGTTCATTTACCTCacggtacacacacacacacacacacacacacacgtcactcTGTGGGTTAGCTACTGTTAGCTTCAACAAGCTAACGGTAGCTAGCCGTCAGTCCACAGAGGgacatgtcagtgtgtgtgtctgtccctcTCATCCCCGGACACACAGCGGGACTTACCGGTGATGAAGTGAGTGCTGCAGACTCTGGAGTTCACCGACGGTGTCCAGTTCTCCCGCCTGACCGCAGCGGTCCACGCCTCGCGCTGCTGAGTGTCTTTAGGAAAGCGGAAGACTTTAATCTGAGACATTAAGTTTGTCCCTGGTCTGAGGGAGCATCCGACCACCGAGCAACACGGTCCTAACACTAACTTAGCCATTTCCCCACCGTGTAGAGGACTGAGGCTGTTTACATTAGCTGCAGGGGCTGGACCGGAAGTCCCGCGGAACAGCGATGTCGTTTCCTAGCAACCGGAGTTCTGTTGCCGAGGCAACAGCTTTGGTCCCTGCTTATTTCCTGTCAGCTGGTTACTGCATCAACAAACAGGTGATACAAAGGGACCTTTATGTGATGTTTGGAGAGGTGAATGTGAAACAGTGAGGCAGAGGAGGGTGAAGGGCTGATGCTCAGGTAGAAGGATATTTACTCCCATAAAAAATGACTCATGCAAAAGTGACGATTATAATTTGAGGAAccacaagtaaaagtaaaactgtAGCTACTGGTggtagtaaaaaataaatggttataagggactgttcttaatttatcagaggagggggggttGCAGGGGTGTGaccgtttttttgtttgttttaaatgttgtcctggaagctacaaatatttttccttgagcctccctgagtgactgcgGGGAAATGTATGACCATCCCCCCGTCATAAATTagtttattagatttttaaaacctaccttttgatgttttaaaggtAAAAGTTGAAGACGAAATCCTGTAGTTGAAAAAAGTCTCAGAGTTTCACTGTTGTCATGCAAACGGTTTATTTtttgccaaattaaaaaaaaaatgaaagtgattttgatgaaatatcaatattttaagATCGGATTTGGTTTTGATTTTTCGCTTACAGAAGCATTTGTCACACGATGTGTCAGAGGACCATCGGAAATGTGGAAATCCAATgataatatatgtttttacagtttctggctctGATAAATGGTGTGATTTTGGCAGTTTTTAACAGTATCATGCCTTCAAAATTCGTGAAGGAATGTTTCCTTGGAAaatctgcagtaaaataaatacagcacaAAACAATTGAAATTTGTTGTcactccccagtgcttaaacaATTATTTAACATGCCTCTCCCTTTTTGCACCCTCCGCTCTCCTCTCATatataatgaacagtccctCAGGAAATATTGAATAAAAGAAGTGCACTAGCTGattatactttttctttttaatgaagtaGAGCAGGTAGGCTAATCAAACAGTTAAAGATAGCTTATACAATTAAGATATGAACAATCTCCCACTTTTCCTTATGATAACATCAAAGAttaacataacacattaaagctccagtgtgtcggatttagggggatgcatttgcaaaaatgtagagcaggtcctcgtctacagagatcaccatgttgcaccgacgtgtttctacagtagcccagaacggacaaaccaaacactggctctagatagggacatttatgtttttgtatgtgcCTCTTAAAAAGCTGATCTGCAATGAGCAGCGTTGGAAAAAcgctgatttgtaatgtgaaactgcttcattcagtgtttttacctgtttaaatcacctgtttgtttctgagacgaggagacctctgtggataattcagctcctgatcagtgaacactgaaggaattctgaccaggagaagtttcagctgattgTAATCTGTtaagtcctcactgctagacgccactaaatctgacacactgctcctttaaaggttaatatagctaacgttagctagctaactacatTTTCACCTTACTTCAATGTGCTTGTGGAGGTTGGAGGAGGAGTTTTTATAAGCAGagatatcagtgtttttctggaggcacagcagcatgtcatcaGGTAACTGTTGTCTTATTTAGATTTTGTAATAAAATGTGCAGACACATGTGATCAGGGTTTGTTTCTAGCAGCTGCCTCTTGTTTTGGGTTTTGCTGCATCATCATTGCATTGCAGTCCAAAAGCAGGGGGTGCTTCTTTTTCCTCCAGGCCGCTGGTGTCTGCAGGAGAGGTACTCTTCGTGTGCTCGTTCCCCCTTCTTAGCTAAGTAACTCAAAGTCTACTTTCCGTTGTGGAGCCCTCGTGCGCAAGTCTCGCCCTCTCTGCAGATGTACAGAAATACTTGGTTTAAACAGGGTGAatagacaggaaaaaaaaagccttacagCATTCAGGTGCTGATTCATAATTTAAATGTCAATGTCATGAATGAAGCCTCAGAGCTTTGAAAGATACAGTCCTGCAGAATAATTCTACTTTTTACCAGTTGTTGCAGCAGGGGACGAAACTGTTGTCACCTTGGTGACATTTCCAGGATTTTAAAATCCATCCTGATCgtaaaaacaaacagctgtgcAGTATCTGGGCGTCTGATTAGCCTTCACACTCCACCAGCTATGTCTCAAAcctttgtgtgttgttgttccACCAGTACCAGAACAACACGTCCCCACCAATACAGACCCATGTGTGTTTTTAGAGAATGTTTTTGGTGTGATCACCTGGTGAAGCTGGCAGAAGAATCTCACAACATTAAACTGTATGTTTGAGCCAGATGAGCCCCGCCAACAAGAATCAAACCAAGTTTCCCCTGTCTGTTAAACTACACGAGCACTGAACCCTTCACCCCGGCAGTTTTACTTCAGCCATCGATCTGAACACGATACCTCCCATCATCTTGCTGTGGGTACACAGGAACCTTCCAGAGAGCGAGGTTTCTGGGAAAAGTTCTGGTGGTTTGCCTCGAAGGCTTCCCACGTCATCACGCTGGAAGCAGAATCCAACTAAATCAGTCTGTTTGGAAGACGTCGTGTTTAGTTACCTGCGGTTTTCGGCACAGCATTCTTCAGAGACGGGTGGGCATTTTGGAGGCCGGCCCTCGACAGAGAGGCACGTTGTAAATATTGTCAGGGCAGACGGAGGTGGGCAGATGGTGAAAGGTTTTGTTTCAGCACTGACTTGAGTGGTTTTCCACGGAAGAAAGAAAACTTGTGGGATCCAGTTTCCTCCTCCCTTGTTGTTCTTCTCTCAACAAACATTACAACAGCGGGTGAAAAAGTTAGTGAGACAGCAGTTGTTCTGCGTCCAGAGAGTGGATGGATTCCTCCACTGTGGCTTTGTGGTAAAGTAAATAAGTGAAAATCTAGGATCAGCATCACTGAGACCGTCATCCACACCTCAAACCAAAACCAATCCACCAGCTGTTATAGTAATTATTTTAGAAGTATgagttaaaatatgaatgaataccACCCTTTGCTGAGAACACAGGAAGCATCTGCCCTGCTGAGGCGTCCTCAGCTGCTGCATGGCTGCAGCTCTGtgggtgacctctgacctctcacgTCCTCGCGGAGTCACATTAGATGGATCACAGTGAAACTCTGTTTGGACTTTGGAGAGGAAATATCATCCCATTGTTTTTCTGTCAGAGATGGTTCTGATTGTAGTTGTATTATAACTGTTGTGGAACAGTTTGTAGGTGGtgtttatcttgtttgtttgggtttctgtttctttgtgtttcttgaaaTTGCCTCATTCTGTTTGCCTAAATCCTGCATTATTTTAAATCTGGGATCAACCATGTAAAGCACTGTATATGTAAAGtttattattcttattcttattaataTTAACAGATgactttttcttctcctctcaggTGTTCAGAGCTTCTTCATCTGGCTGTTCTTCACCCCAGGAAGCTGTCAGTCTACTCTGTGTCAGGtaacagacatacacacaaacacaaacagctgacTGCTTCTTCTGTCGTCTTCTCTGTGTTGCCTCGCACTTTGAATGAGTGATGAATGACTTAATGTTAAGTAACTTTCACACGCAAACTCAGCATACTGATGTTTTCTGATGTGTGGGTGCAGGCACTGCAGGGAATGTGGAGCATGGTGACCAGTACCAGCTGAAGTTGGTTTATGAGCACAACCTGCAGAGAACAGCCTGCAACATGACCTACGGCACCTTTGGAGGAGTCACAGGTATGATGGACATTTTAAACGCTGTATTTGGCTGCATGTTACAGCTGAGGTGGGAGAGCATTTTGCCAACTGAACACCCTCTGTACCAGAGTCtttctttaccagctgcaacaacaTTGCAACAGCTggtatcgtgtgtgtgtgtgtgtatcatcaTGGCAAAAGGTGGTCCTGGAGGCACCTGTAATCGTGAGAACTACCTCAGAAGCTGCCACGAgtattttgccaggtgtttaAGTCTGTGTGACTACAGACAGATTTTTTCACCACGATAGTTTTGCAACTGTGCAAGCTGCACTCACAAAACCTTACAGATGCGTAGTTGAGATCAAAATAAGGACACAGTTTtaagatgggtgtggtctgaGCAAAAGGGCAGGAGGTAGGGAGTGCCCCGCCACTATACGCCCCTTGCCCACGTTCGTTTTGAGTCGCAGATCTCTGTATCGCTGCCGGAGTGATCTCATcacaagatggtctctagtttGTGTTTGTCTAAGTGAGTGTAAACAGTCTAACCACATCCAAACTTACTAAGCAAATACAAATCCCTTTTTGCAACCAGGGGCTGGTACTCGCTCAGGTGATCAGAAAAAAACGTCATTCATATACAGGTCAGTAACACGGCCCAGCTCTGGGATTTAAGTATATCTTCGGACTGTTGAAGAACAGATCAGGAGAGATTTATAACAGCCAGGAGTCACACAGGAATGTTTGTGCATAATTACATCTCTTGGTatcatcatgaaaaaatataaatattcatttttttactcagtacttcctgtttctgtttcccTCCTGTGGACAGAATCTCTTCACTTCTTAACAtgaggcttttaatgtgaaataattGCAGGGTGCGGTTGACGATGCAGCGGCTGCACCATAAATTAGTCGTACTGGCCTTTAACTGTAGAAATACAGTTCTCATAACGGCCTGTGCCCACATAGCGTTTTCTTTAATGTCAGCGTCTTTTCCAGTTGCTCCTAATGAGAAGTGAGAGTATGTGGCTGCATGCAGAGAAAAAGTGCTGCTCTCATCTTATTTCAAAGCGCTCTGCCTTTTTTGTGCAGCCGCTCCAAGCTGAGCGCTTTaagttgaaaatctctgaacttttaGGCAAGCGTTTAGAGGTGACTCTGCATTCTAGTGtggatggagatattttgttAATCGAATGTCATGTGGACAGATAATTTCTTAAAAGggaaaaacatctgttttataaaATATCTGTATACGTGTAGACGGGGCCTCAGGTGTGATGCGTAGGGTTGGAGTCATGGGCCAGGATACGTGTTATGTCAGTGAGAGTCCTCACAAGTATattagtaagtgtgtgtgtgtgtgtgtgtgtgttaatgtgtgcatgtgccttGGCAGCAGCGTC encodes the following:
- the LOC117266478 gene encoding peroxynitrite isomerase THAP4-like, whose product is MAKLVLGPCCSVVGCSLRPGTNLMSQIKVFRFPKDTQQREAWTAAVRRENWTPSVNSRVCSTHFITGRPSDDPLHPDYAPSKLLHKPQRVKGTERYCKSVKRAASAPTHSEAGPVTVMQIEPEGLRYKSTSVGTDLSMKDIEDLLSENAALKNYIKKLETKLKVCE